GAATCATTaaatagtttctcaaaaaaaaaaaaaaaactaatcattAAATCacttttaatggttttttttatttttttatttatggcaAAAGTCACACACCCATTTTAAGGTAGATTCTTACCATATTTGCacctaaaaatttaattatatcattattttatgaTACATGCTATTTTTCTAACTAACAAGACTAATTTACATTGCTCATTTAGGCAAAAGTCTCTTGTATGCACTGGGCACATATGACTTTTGCCTCAGTGATAAATAAGCCCCACAATTCAAATCATTTAGGCAGTAATGGAATTATTATACAATTACTAAATAAATCAAGAATTCAAAATTATCCCCACTAAAGTTTGAACTTTTTGAAGGGAATTCTTCCTTAATTGTTTTAGTATATTTTAGTAGTACTTTAAAATTCAACCCCATGGTCCACAACCCATAGCTTTCTGCCTTGCAAAATTTAGCTGTTTTTGCAGAAGCACTGTGTGTCTGTGACCACTGACTCCAATCCAAAACTGCAAATTCCATTTCCATGTGCTATTTAgttcacagttttttttttttattaattttatttttgatttgaaGAAGCTATTTCCGAGGTGGACGAGGACATATAGTAATAAAGTCTGGGCAATTTGTCATCATCAGCATGGCAATCAGATCAGAAGGAAAGCAAGTGGGGTCCATTATATCCTCCCTTCATATCAACGccaactttttattatttttattttttttgtgggagtaaaaaaatgtaaagtaaagtagatgaaaataaataatatactatgatgttttttttgagatgtaaaataaaatttttacttgaaTACCGCTCTTGTCTCTTGtattttacaaatatttataattgtgAGGTGTTTATCGTATCAATAATGTGTGGTGCTAATaccataatattttaaaaattatatataaattaaataaaccaaataaaaatagaaatactCTTTAgttgacaaaaaaattatatatatgatacaTCTTAAATGAATAAGTATTAAgtattaccaaataaaaatttatttagagaTTTGGTAGAAATTACTCACCTAAttgattataatttattatgaaaatatcaaaacaatttaatttagaatctaacatagttttccattaaaaaaaacacacatctCTTATGTAGTGGTTAtctatatatcaaaaaaaaaaaaaaaacactcattttcTTGAGTTATTCTACCAccacaaaaaattatatcaataataatttaagtTAGAAACTAACATagtttcccattaaaaaaacacacacttATCTTATGTTAAGATTATTATGCAACCacttcctataaaaaaaataaaactcatttcTTTGAGTTCTTctaaatcaaaaataaatttataatttttgtcacaattctCTTACACATTAAATTATAATTGGTTGTTTATTACTTTCACACAGACAACTATTTTTTATCCACAAATTATAATTAGGGACAAGTGGAAATTGTGGCAAaactttacatatattttttttatccacaACTTATCTTTTTGCATTTCTTTTGCTTCCCCTCCATGTCAAGCTAAGCACACACTTTTCACACTTTATCTtgaaatattcattttttattatactatGTTACCATCTACCAGACTACTAATACTACTCCTGCTAGTAGTATGATACAAGGAAAAAGACTCTTTCCTTTCCAACAAAGGATAAAACTTTCACTAAAAAACTTGAGTAAAAAAACAACTaacaccaaaccaaaccaaaccaaaccaaaccaaaacagCAAAAAAGTGTCATTTTAACCCAATTCCCAATTTCCAATTCCCAatctcacatgcacacacacactccTATATATACCCACCCTCTCATTTGCAAAAGTTTCAGTCCCTcgctttttctttttaccattAAAAATCATGGCCCTCAAGTAATTTTAGAaccctttttattatattttacttttacacACCCAacccaagaaaaacaaaaaaacccaaacaaacaaaacaacaaaaagaaaatagaatcgTTTTCCTCGTTTGATTCGCACCGACCCAAATTTCATGCTTTTATACATTGCTTTCCTTTGCCTCTTCAATAATCAGGTCAGTAATTCAAtacccattttttctttttagaaaagaatttatctttactattttttttatttattgtttatcagtaatatttatgtctctgttttttttgtgtggaaattTTGAGAATCTGAATTCTGGGTTTTATTTTGTAGCTGAAATTGTGATGGGTTTCAAGctctaatcaaaattttttgatccagtgatttttttttttctgagttgGGGTCAACCATGATTACTGTGGCTGTGTTCTCTGCTGCGTTGACTTCAAAGAATTCTTGGCAATGGCAATGGCAATGATGTTTGATCGCTGATATCATATTGGGTTTTGCATGTTTGTCATTTTTGCTTGGTGGGTTTTTGATTTCTATGTGGTTGGAATggtttttggaaaatgttttgtgggattcttgtttttgttctttttaaagagcattgtcataatttccaTGTGATTCTGTGAATTTTTGTTTCTGAAAGTGATTTTTTATTGATAGTGCGTGAATATGTGTCTTTCTGtagctaaaaattaaaagatttattGACAAAGGTATGAGTTCCTGTTGCATTGAATTTTGTGGGCCGTGAATTAAAAAGTAGTGAAAATCTTAGAGTTCTTGAGTTCATGTTGCATTGAGTTGTGTAGTTCTAGAATGtggtaatttttgttgcttGGTTCCATAAGAGTTTGTGAAAATTGTTTCTGAATGTAGAATCTTGATTGTGAGATCTCTTGTGctgttaatattttttggacTGAGAATGAAAAATTTATGGACTGCTTTGAGGTTTGAGTTTTTTAGAATGTGGGAATCGTTGTAGTTTTGTTCCTTATGGTTTCTATTTGATTGAGATTAATTATTGTTAATTGCTTGAAACTGTGATAGAACTGGGAGTTAGATGCCAATAAACTAAGAACCAATTGTTCCTGTTCTTTCTGCAGTGAGCAATGGAGATTTTGTGTACAAAACGGTTGGGCCAATATCCAAACAATTATCAGAGAGtctctaattttcaaaaggTTTCCAAGgttgagaagaaggaaagggTTCAAGAAAAACTTGAAAGTGAAAGTAATAGATCAAAATCAGAAAAGGAAGAGGATGGCCATGCTCTGTCATCAGAGATGAGAACAAAACTTTCATCCAAGAAAGTACAGAATATTCATGATGTTGAGTTCTCACGTGATCAAAGCACTCCAAAGAAGCGCCGTAGTGCCTCAAACAAGAAAAGACGTTCTGAAGATGATTGTTTTAGTGACGAgtttgaagaagatgaagaaacatTGTTTCTTGTTAAGGCGAAATCACGGAAAAGAATTAGGAATTCGGATAGTGTGATGACTGAAAAATATTCAGATGATGCAAGTGAGAAAAATTATGAGTCAAGGAATGGTAATGTGTGTACTGGAAGCAAGGAGAGATGCAGTCCAATAAATGTGAAGGTAGCTTCTTTTTCGCTATGCCTTTTTCATAGTAGACCTATATGTATCTTCATATTCCAATTCCATTGAAGGAATtagttcttttaattttttttcttcattcattgCAAAGTATTCATAATTATTGTGGTCAACAGGGTAATGGAGAAGATCGCTTAAAATGCCATCAGTGTATGAAGAAAAAGTTTGTTGTTGTTCCTTGCACTAAGtgtaagaagaaaatgtattgCATCCAGTGTATCAAGCAATGGTATGGTATTTCTTGTACATTCAACTTTTCTTTAGAGATGTTCTTTTTTCCCCCTGTTTTACTTCATCATTCTTGCTCTTTGTGTGTATATAGGTACCCCCacttagaagaagaagaagtttcgATGCTTTGCCCATTTTGCCGTAGAAACTGCAACTGTAATGTGTGCTTGCACTCAAGTGGGATTATTAAGGTTtgtctttgattttattttatttttttatctcacTGTTTTAAATTTCTTCAAAATGCTTTCTCTGATTAGATTTTTAATCTTTCTAACCTTCAGACTTCAAAGAGGGACATACCTAGTCATGAAAAGATTCACCATCTCCAGTATTTGATTTGTTCTTTGCTTCCgtatttgaaacaaatttgtgAAGAACAAACTAAGGAAATGGAGATTGAGGCTAATATTCAAGGTATGTATAATTAACCTTTGGGTTTGAGTTTTCTGTTTGAATTGTAGGCATTGCTTACGGAAAATATTTGTGGTAGGGAAATCATATTCTGATATTGAAGTACAACAAACCATTTGTTATAATGATGAGCGTATCTTTTGGTAAGAAACTATTCTTTATGAAATTCTATAATTCTATGAGGTGCTAATTGCAATGTTTGTTTtaaatgctttctttttttttggccttgGAGCAGCGATCATTGTGCAACTTCAATTGTAGACCTTCATCGAAGCTGCCCAACATGTTCTTATGAACTCTGTCTCAGTTGCTGTGAAGAAATTCGAAAGGAAAGTCTTACAAGCCGTGGCAAAATGAAGTTTCAATACATCAACAATGGCTATGATTACATGCATGGTGGAGATCCTCTACCTGAATCATGTCTTTTAAAAACTTCAAAGGAACATGTTAAGTCCTTTATCAAATGGAGTGCCAATGGTGATGGAAGTGTTACTTGTGCTCCAAAGGAAATTGGTGGGTGTGGTGAATGTGTATTGGAGCTCAGGCGTATCCTTCCACTGGGGTGGATTTCAAGTTTAGAAATCAAAGCAGGAAATTTATTGGAGATGTTTAGAGCTCAACCTACAAATTTTAAGCATAAAGGTACTCGAAAGAGTATGAAGATTTTCAGAAGAGCAGCTTCTAGAGTAGATTGTGATGACAATGACTTGTACTGTCCATCTTCAAGGGACAGTCTTCTAGAAGAAGAGCGTTTGCACTTCCAACAGTGCTGGACTAATGGTGAACCAGTTATTGTTCGTGATGTTCTTGAACAGACAGCTGGTTTAAGCTGGGAGCCAATGGTCATCTGGCGTGCGTTATGTGAAAGTGTGGATTTGGATATCAGCTCAAAAATGTCAGAAGTGAAGGCCATTGATTGCCTGGCTGGTTGTGAGGTTTAGTTACCTTTTCCCTTTCTGCACTTCTATATTTCTCAGCCAAAGACTGTCTGTCAGTATCGCTTGTTTGATTTCATTTGTTAAATCATataatcttcttttctttctccatGTAGTATTTGTaggatttttttggttttatagtTCTTGAGTGTGGAATTTATTCtgtcttttgttttgttctaacatacatctttctctctctctttctctctctctctctcacacacacacacacacacaccccaaTCACACAAGCACCCATTATACCACTttcttatgtttttaaaatcCATTTTCTTCTGGACTTTTAATTGAAGCATTATTTTCTTTgctcaaatatattattatccTACTAGGTTATGCCTGCTCAATTTTGTACTTCCATTgttgattttgttaaaatatgcAGGTGGAGATTAGGACCCGTGAATTTTTTCAAGGCTATATTGAAGGTAGAACATACTATAACTTTTGGCCTGAGATGCTCAAGCTAAAGGACTGGCCCCCCTCTAATAAGTTCGAGGATTTTTTGCCCCGTCATTGTGATGAATTTATCCGTGCATTGCCATTTCAAGAGTACACAGATCCTAGGTCAGGCCTCCTTAACTTAGCTGTCAAGTTGCCTCCTGGTGTGTTGAAACCAGACCTGGGTCCAAAAACATATATTGGTTATGGGCTCGCAGAGGAGCTTGGAAGAGGGGACTCTGTAACTAAGCTTCATTGTGATATGTCAGATGCGGTATGTTATAACAAAATGACTTGTAACACGTGACATTGTGCACCATATGAGGTTATAGATTTTTTCTTAAATGAGGAgaaattgtttctctttgtttccaTTTCAAACTGTCATAGACTTTGGGATATGAAAAGTGCAATTTAGTTATATTTTGGAGTCAAGGAACAGTTTTTGTTGGCTTTTTGCGCAtgcacaaatattttcaaaactatcaATATTTTTCCTTgctaattttttccttttaacaaTTTTGAATGTGGCTAttgaaattaatatttagaattctttttaaaaatatattgaaactCTGTTATAAGGCTTGCTTAGCTGTAACGTTTGTAAACAGAgtaacttaaaattaaaaaatgcagTGTATTTGGTGAAGACTGTAATCATTGGTCAATTTTGATTTAAAACTTCCTAACAATGTCCGAACATGTGAATATTGGGCTCTTAGAAACATTATAGATGTGAACAATCATTTTGCAAGTGTCCTTTTTGGCCATGTTgtcaataattttgttttttttaagttaatggTCCAAATTGTGTTAGTcgataattttttatactttacAATTGCTGCATGTGATAAAATGCAATTTCCTTATAGAAATGGGATGTGGAAAAactttcccatttttttttttctgtactaAAAAAGCAACATTGTTACATGTTTTTTTGATTAATGCAGGTGAATATTTTGACACATACAGCAGAAGTAGTGTTGAGCGACAAGCAGCGCTCAGCAATTGCAACCTTAAAAGAAAGGCACAGGGCCCAAGATTGGAAGGAACGTCTAGATCGAGAGGAGTTAAGCTGTCCAACTGAAAAACTTGTTCATAGCAATGGTGAGGACATGGAGGTCCTAGAAATTGCAGATATGAGCAAGCATCCATCTGATATTGATGGTAAAATCGAGATGTCAAAAAGTGACATAGAAGGGGCTACTTGTCCTGGTTTCTCCACAGAACAAGAAACAGAAGAAATAGGCAGTGCTTTATGGGACATTTTTCGGAGGGAAGATGTTCCTCAATTAGAGGCATATCTTAGAAAGCATGCAAACGAATTTAGGCACACCTATTGTTCACCTGTTGAACAGGTAACTTATTAGCAAGTTAAGCTTCTGATTAGCCATATCTCATGCGCAGTCTCTGATAGATAATGCTTTTTTAGGTTGTTCACCCAATTCATGACCAATCCTTTTATTTAACTTCGGAGCACAAAAGGAAGCTAAAAGAAGAATTT
The sequence above is drawn from the Castanea sativa cultivar Marrone di Chiusa Pesio chromosome 5, ASM4071231v1 genome and encodes:
- the LOC142634484 gene encoding lysine-specific demethylase JMJ29-like encodes the protein MEILCTKRLGQYPNNYQRVSNFQKVSKVEKKERVQEKLESESNRSKSEKEEDGHALSSEMRTKLSSKKVQNIHDVEFSRDQSTPKKRRSASNKKRRSEDDCFSDEFEEDEETLFLVKAKSRKRIRNSDSVMTEKYSDDASEKNYESRNGNVCTGSKERCSPINVKGNGEDRLKCHQCMKKKFVVVPCTKCKKKMYCIQCIKQWYPHLEEEEVSMLCPFCRRNCNCNVCLHSSGIIKTSKRDIPSHEKIHHLQYLICSLLPYLKQICEEQTKEMEIEANIQGKSYSDIEVQQTICYNDERIFCDHCATSIVDLHRSCPTCSYELCLSCCEEIRKESLTSRGKMKFQYINNGYDYMHGGDPLPESCLLKTSKEHVKSFIKWSANGDGSVTCAPKEIGGCGECVLELRRILPLGWISSLEIKAGNLLEMFRAQPTNFKHKGTRKSMKIFRRAASRVDCDDNDLYCPSSRDSLLEEERLHFQQCWTNGEPVIVRDVLEQTAGLSWEPMVIWRALCESVDLDISSKMSEVKAIDCLAGCEVEIRTREFFQGYIEGRTYYNFWPEMLKLKDWPPSNKFEDFLPRHCDEFIRALPFQEYTDPRSGLLNLAVKLPPGVLKPDLGPKTYIGYGLAEELGRGDSVTKLHCDMSDAVNILTHTAEVVLSDKQRSAIATLKERHRAQDWKERLDREELSCPTEKLVHSNGEDMEVLEIADMSKHPSDIDGKIEMSKSDIEGATCPGFSTEQETEEIGSALWDIFRREDVPQLEAYLRKHANEFRHTYCSPVEQVVHPIHDQSFYLTSEHKRKLKEEFGVEPWTFVQRLGEAVFIPAGCPHQVRNLKSCTKVAVDFVSPENVHECLRLTEEFRQLPINHKAREDKLEIKKMIIYAVDQAITDLEALVPTHN